One Cucurbita pepo subsp. pepo cultivar mu-cu-16 chromosome LG11, ASM280686v2, whole genome shotgun sequence DNA window includes the following coding sequences:
- the LOC111805430 gene encoding hydroxyproline O-galactosyltransferase HPGT3-like isoform X2 produces the protein MLLAGYGRMQKIGNYLLVSYRRTRPRDLERRIVEVEMDLTLAKSQGYLKNQLRQSGSSSEPSRKLLAVIGVHTGFGSQLRRNAFRGSWMPKGDALKKLEERGVVIRFVIGRSANRGDTLDRNIDKENQSTKDFLILEGHEEADDELPKKAKFFFITAVQNWDAEFYVKVDDNIDLDLEGLIELLEHRRGQDGTYIGCMKSGDVIAEEGKDWYEPEWWKFGDKKSYFQHASGSLIILSKNLAQYIYINSASLKTYAHDDVSMGSWMIGLQATHIDENRLCCGSVRQDKVCSMV, from the exons ATGTTGCTGGCAG GCTATGGCAGGATGCAGAAAATAGGAAATTACTTGCTAGTCTCTTACAGAAGAACGCGTCCCAg agATTTGGAGAGGAGGATTGTGGAAGTGGAGATGGATTTAACATTAGCAAAGAGTCAAGGGTACCTGAAGAATCAACTGCGACAAAGTGGATCTTCTTCTGAACCTAGCCGTAAGCTCCTTGCTGTTATCGGTGTTCATACTGGATTTGGAAGTCAACTGAGGCGCAATGCGTTCAGAGGTTCTTGGATGCCGAAAG GTGATGCATTGAAAAAGCTGGAGGAAAGAGGGGTGGTTATACGCTTTGTTATTGGTCGGAG TGCAAATCGAGGTGATACCTTGGACCGCAACATTGACAAGGAAAACCAATCAACTAAGGACTTCTTGATACTT GAAGGTCATGAAGAAGCTGATGATGAGTTGCCTAAAAAGGCCAAGTTCTTTTTCATTACAGCAGTTCAAAATTGGGATGCAGAATTTTACGTGAAAGTCGATGACAACATTGACCTTGATCTTG AGGGTTTAATTGAGCTTCTTGAACATCGTCGTGGACAAGATGGTACTTACATTGGATGCATGAAATCTGGAGATGTGATTGCTGAAGA gggAAAGGACTGGTATGAGCCAGAATGGTGGAAGTTTGGAGATAAGAAATC GTACTTCCAGCATGCATCTGGTTCGCTTATTATCCTCTCCAAGAATTTGGCTcagtatatttatattaacag TGCATCTTTGAAGACTTACGCCCATGACGATGTATCAATGGGGTCATGGATGATTGGTCTCCAGGCTACTCATATAGATGAGAACCGACTGTGCTGCGGTAGCGTTAGACAAG ACAAGGTGTGTTCCATGGTTTAG
- the LOC111805000 gene encoding 40S ribosomal protein S11, producing the protein MAEQTEKAFLKQPKVFLSSKKSGKGKRPGKGGNRFWKSIGLGFKTPREAIEGTYIDKKCPFTGTVSIRGRILAGTCHSAKMVRTIIVRRNYLHYVKKYQRYEKRHSNIPAHIAPCFRVKEGDHVIIGQCRPLSKTVRFNVLKVIPAGSSTAGKKAFTGI; encoded by the exons atGGCGGAACAG ACGGAGAAGGCTTTTCTGAAGCAGCCCAAGGTGTTTCTTAG CTCGAAGAAATCgggaaaaggaaagagacCAGGAAAAGGAGGAAATCGGTTCTGGAAGAGTATTGGTTTGGGATTCAAAACTCCAAGAGAGGCAATTGAAG GAACATACATCGATAAGAAGTGCCCATTCACTGGCACTGTTTCTATCAGGGGACGTATACTTGCTGGGACCTGCCACAGTGCCAAGATGGTGAGAACCATCATTGTTAGACGTAATTATCTACACTACGTGAAGAAATATCAAAG GTACGAAAAGAGACACTCTAACATTCCAGCACACATAGCTCCTTGCTTTAGGGTAAAAGAGGGAGACCATGTCATCATTGGCCAGTGCAG GCCGTTGTCAAAGACCGTGAGATTTAATGTATTGAAAGTCATTCCTGCTGGATCATCCACAGCTGGTAAGAAGGCCTTCACAGGAATTTAA
- the LOC111806049 gene encoding uncharacterized protein LOC111806049 yields the protein MKKETSGPVLRPLPAAGRFHSPIASPFAASTSFGFSSTSSSFFHNHERSASPTRVNISSGPLSRSVRFSIDHRSGSPSRSIALSNRNSPVSQPKKTCTCSPTTHPGSFRCSLHRNSGNGGHHQTYSSSGLNMRRSAMTNSLVRIGGVEGDWVKRALTALIRPSSHQLRRRANFRPRPSRLSVVSRADDLYYISKIKMDSK from the coding sequence atgaagaaggaaacaaGCGGACCTGTTCTCCGGCCACTTCCCGCCGCCGGCCGATTTCACTCTCCGATCGCTTCTCCGTTCGCCGCGTCAACGAGCTTCGGATTCTCTTCCACGTCCTCATCCTTTTTCCACAACCACGAGCGATCCGCTTCTCCTACTCGAGTCAACATTTCTTCCGGTCCCCTGTCTCGCTCTGTTCGATTTTCAATCGATCACCGGTCCGGTTCGCCGAGTCGGTCCATCGCACTCTCCAACCGGAACTCGCCGGTTTCTCAACCGAAAAAGACGTGCACTTGTTCGCCCACGACTCACCCCGGTTCCTTCCGGTGCAGTCTGCATAGAAATTCAGGCAATGGCGGACACCATCAGACGTATTCATCGAGCGGGTTAAACATGCGGAGGTCTGCGATGACGAACTCGCTCGTGAGAATCGGCGGCGTTGAGGGAGACTGGGTGAAGCGAGCGTTGACTGCTTTGATACGGCCTTCTTCACACCAACTGAGACGGCGAGCCAATTTCCGGCCACGCCCCAGCCGGCTTTCGGTCGTGTCCAGGGCCGATGATCTGTATTACATttctaaaatcaaaatggatTCGAAATAG
- the LOC111805637 gene encoding probable glycosyltransferase At5g25310 has product MEVFHLPTISPLLTSIAAASILLFLLVSGNYSDRFATKSPPPLKSTHLHQFPPISDRFRAVHLPEISEEFLAHRLNLRKATKTRLTRDEKLELGLARARAEIRRAAKVANLSTTVDYVPSFAVYHNPRAFFQSYVEMERRLKVYVYQEGDLPVTHDGPCKNIYTVEGRFIHEMEHGANGFRTADPSGAHVFFMPFSVAWMVKYLYESGSFDQTPLRVFVSDYVRVVSEKYPFWNKTTGADHFIVSCHDWGPIATEGNPFLYNTSIRVLCNANSSEGFNPQKDVSLPEIHLYDGDISPKLLSPPDTQRPHLAFFAGGNHGPIRPIILKHWKDRDSNIRVYEYLPKGLDYYELMLKSRFCLCPSGYEVASPRIVEAIYAECVPVIISETYVLPFSDVLRWEGFSIKVGVSEIPRLKEILMGVSEAEYERLKEGLRIVRKHFVLNRPAKRFDAFHMILHSIWLRRLNVRLA; this is encoded by the exons ATGGAGGTTTTTCACCTGCCGACTATATCACCACTCCTCACTTCGATCGCCGCCGCCTCGattctcctctttcttctcgTCTCCGGCAATTACTCCGACCGATTCGCAACCAAATCTCCGCCTCCACTAAAATCCACGCACCTCCATCAATTTCCTCCGATTTCCGATCGATTCCGAGCCGTTCACTTGCCGGAAATCTCCGAGGAGTTTCTCGCTCATCGCCTTAATCTA AGAAAAGCGACGAAAACGAGATTGACCAGAGACGAAAAGCTCGAACTAGGGCTCGCTCGGGCTAGGGCGGAAATTCGCCGAGCGGCGAAGGTCGCGAACTTATCGACCACCGTCGATTACGTTCCTTCTTTCGCAGTTTATCACAATCCCCGCGCTTTCTTTCA GAGCTACGTGGAGATGGAGAGAAGATTGAAAGTGTACGTGTACCAGGAGGGGGATTTGCCGGTAACCCACGACGGGCCGTGCAAGAACATATACACAGTGGAAGGGAGGTTCATACATGAGATGGAGCATGGGGCGAACGGGTTCAGGACGGCGGATCCGAGTGGGgctcatgttttttttatgccGTTCAGCGTGGCTTGGATGGTTAAGTACTTGTATGAATCTGGAAGCTTTGATCAAACGCCGCTGCGGGTGTTTGTGAGTGATTACGTGCGGGTGGTGTCTGAAAAGTACCCATTTTGGAATAAAACAACTGGGGCTGACCACTTTATTGTTTCATGCCATGATTGg GGTCCAATTGCAACAGAAGGAAACCCCTTCCTCTACAACACATCCATCCGCGTCCTCTGTAACGCCAACTCCTCCGAAGGATTCAACCCACAAAAAGACGTCAGCTTACCGGAGATCCACCTCTACGACGGCGACATATCCCCGAAGCTACTGTCGCCGCCAGACACCCAACGTCCCCACCTAGCATTCTTCGCAGGCGGTAACCACGGTCCAATAAGACCCATAATCCTAAAGCACTGGAAAGACCGCGACAGCAACATCCGCGTGTACGAGTATCTCCCAAAGGGGCTGGACTATTACGAGCTAATGCTGAAGTCAAGATTTTGCCTGTGCCCAAGTGGGTACGAAGTGGCAAGTCCCAGAATCGTGGAGGCAATTTATGCTGAATGTGTGCCGGTGATTATTTCGGAGACGTACGTTTTGCCGTTCAGCGACGTGTTGAGATGGGAAGGGTTTTCGATTAAGGTGGGCGTGTCGGAGATTCCGAGGTTGAAGGAGATTTTGATGGGGGTGTCGGAGGCAGAGTACGAGAGGCTTAAGGAGGGCTTGAGGATTGTTCGAAAGCACTTTGTGTTGAACCGTCCGGCTAAGAGGTTCGATGCTTTTCATATGATTTTGCATTCGATTTGGCTTAGGAGATTGAATGTAAGACTTGCGTAG
- the LOC111805431 gene encoding protein MEMO1-like codes for MEKIRRASHAGSWYTDNSKKLAEELDGWLRASGLSKSPDVRGVIAPHAGYSYSGRAAAYAFGNIDPTNISRIFLLGPSHHYYTPKCALSTATIYQTPVGDLPIDLEVIEELKATGKFELMDMRVDEAEHSMEMHLPYLAKVFEGHSVKVVPILVGAVSAESEAMYGRLLAKYVDDPKNFFSVSSDFCHWGSRFNYMHYDKKHGAIYKSIEALDHMGMDIIETGDPEAFKKYLQEYDNTICGRHPISVFLHMLKHSSTKIKIKFLRYEQSSQCKTMRDSSVSYASAAAKVDA; via the exons ATGGAGAAAATCAGAAGAGCGTCTCATGCCGGTTCTTGGTACACCGACAATT CTAAGAAACTTGCGGAGGAGCTTGATGGATGGTTGAGGGCATCGGGCCTGTCTAAATCCCCGGATGTACGTGGTGTAATTGCTCC GCATGCTGGTTATTCGTATTCAGGACGTGCTGCTGCATATGCGTTCGGTAACATCGATCCAACAAACAT TTCTAGGATCTTTCTTCTTGGTCCATCTCACCACTATTATACACCAAAATGTGCCCTTTCGACAGCCACTATTTACCAGACCCCCGTGGGCGACCTTCCCATTGATTTGGAAG TTATCGAGGAGCTAAAAGCGACTGGAAAATTTGAATTGATGGATATGCGTGTTGATGAAGCTGAACATAGCATGGAAATGCACTTGCCATATCTTGCCAAAGTATTTGAGGg GCATTCAGTGAAAGTTGTACCCATTTTGGTTGGTGCCGTCTCTGCCGAAAGTGAAGCCATGTATGGACGCCTGCTTGCCAAATATGTGGATGatccaaaaaatttcttctctgTATCCTCAGATTTTTGTCACTGGGGGTCTCG GTTCAACTACATGCATTACGACAAGAAACATGGGGCGATATACAAATCTATCGAAGCTTTGGACCACATGGGCATGGATATAATAGAAACAGGAGATCCTGAAGCATTCAAGAAGTATCTGCAGGAGTATGACAATACCATTTGTGGTCGTCACCCTATTAGTGTATTTCTTCAT ATGTTGAAGCACAGctccacaaaaataaagatCAAATTCCTTCGATACGAACAATCCAGTCAGTGCAAAACGATGAGAGACAGCAGTGTGAGCTACGCGTCGGCTGCAGCGAAGGTGGATGCTTGA
- the LOC111805430 gene encoding hydroxyproline O-galactosyltransferase HPGT3-like isoform X1, which translates to MESLPTTAKPERRARSKPLYTSKPSIFMAFFSCLAWLYVAGRLWQDAENRKLLASLLQKNASQRPLILSVEDKLQVLGCKDLERRIVEVEMDLTLAKSQGYLKNQLRQSGSSSEPSRKLLAVIGVHTGFGSQLRRNAFRGSWMPKGDALKKLEERGVVIRFVIGRSANRGDTLDRNIDKENQSTKDFLILEGHEEADDELPKKAKFFFITAVQNWDAEFYVKVDDNIDLDLEGLIELLEHRRGQDGTYIGCMKSGDVIAEEGKDWYEPEWWKFGDKKSYFQHASGSLIILSKNLAQYIYINSASLKTYAHDDVSMGSWMIGLQATHIDENRLCCGSVRQDKVCSMV; encoded by the exons ATGGAGAGTTTGCCGACCACCGCCAAACCCGAAAGGCGAGCTCGATCCAAGCCTCTCTACACCTCCAAACCTTCTATATTTATGGCATTCTTCTCTTGTCTTGCTTGGCTTTATGTTGCTGGCAG GCTATGGCAGGATGCAGAAAATAGGAAATTACTTGCTAGTCTCTTACAGAAGAACGCGTCCCAg AGACCCTTGATTTTGAGCGTTGAAGATAAGCTGCAAGTCCTGGGTTGCAA agATTTGGAGAGGAGGATTGTGGAAGTGGAGATGGATTTAACATTAGCAAAGAGTCAAGGGTACCTGAAGAATCAACTGCGACAAAGTGGATCTTCTTCTGAACCTAGCCGTAAGCTCCTTGCTGTTATCGGTGTTCATACTGGATTTGGAAGTCAACTGAGGCGCAATGCGTTCAGAGGTTCTTGGATGCCGAAAG GTGATGCATTGAAAAAGCTGGAGGAAAGAGGGGTGGTTATACGCTTTGTTATTGGTCGGAG TGCAAATCGAGGTGATACCTTGGACCGCAACATTGACAAGGAAAACCAATCAACTAAGGACTTCTTGATACTT GAAGGTCATGAAGAAGCTGATGATGAGTTGCCTAAAAAGGCCAAGTTCTTTTTCATTACAGCAGTTCAAAATTGGGATGCAGAATTTTACGTGAAAGTCGATGACAACATTGACCTTGATCTTG AGGGTTTAATTGAGCTTCTTGAACATCGTCGTGGACAAGATGGTACTTACATTGGATGCATGAAATCTGGAGATGTGATTGCTGAAGA gggAAAGGACTGGTATGAGCCAGAATGGTGGAAGTTTGGAGATAAGAAATC GTACTTCCAGCATGCATCTGGTTCGCTTATTATCCTCTCCAAGAATTTGGCTcagtatatttatattaacag TGCATCTTTGAAGACTTACGCCCATGACGATGTATCAATGGGGTCATGGATGATTGGTCTCCAGGCTACTCATATAGATGAGAACCGACTGTGCTGCGGTAGCGTTAGACAAG ACAAGGTGTGTTCCATGGTTTAG